In Rutidosis leptorrhynchoides isolate AG116_Rl617_1_P2 chromosome 2, CSIRO_AGI_Rlap_v1, whole genome shotgun sequence, one genomic interval encodes:
- the LOC139890388 gene encoding uncharacterized protein, whose protein sequence is MFRAPASVIRLLESIRCNFFWGGSGVWRKLTWVRWEKKLLPYGSSGLDIGLLNAKNLALLGKWWWRFKSSQNSLWSKVITSVYGSDRGLGSSNISLSPGCSSTWAHIIKAGSKIDDMGISFISSFSKELGDDSTINFWTDIWVGTTTLREKFGRLYALDMDKPATLENRVLIAGNAITFNWEWARDLRGRALEEFVALSSSISGIQLRSDSTDRMKWSLNSDGVFTAKKLKSLIEEKSIHGGNNVIGTIMNRVVPQKISIFVWRAKQKRIPVRFELDKRGMDLDSVLCPFCGGGIENVDHILSNFRLTSEVWKGFLRWWSILADNITVLDPLLSDPIFNSATIVGKSIWEAVKWVCCYTIWKGRNNKVFKGKEWNSTNIVSEIQSTSYGWISSRVKKLNIEWHQWMQNPRYYVLSNIIGVG, encoded by the coding sequence ATGTTTCGTGCACCCGCTAGTGTGATCAGGTTACTCGAATCCATAAGGTGcaatttcttttggggcgggtccggGGTTTGGAGAAAACTTACTTGGGTCAGATGGGAGAAAAAACTTCTCCCGTATGGGTCGAGTGGTCTAGACATCGGGTTATTAAACGCAAAAAATCTCGCACTCTTGGGCAAGTGGTGGTGGCGATTCAAATCTAGCCAAAATTCACTATGGTCCAAAGTCATTACAAGTGTTTATGGGTCGGACAGGGGGTTGGGTTCATCTAATATTTCATTATCTCCGGGATGCAGTTCAACATGGGCACATATTATAAAAGCGGGTTCAAAGATCGATGATATGGGTATCTCATTTATATCATCCTTCTCGAAGGAACTTGGGGACGACAGCACTATCAATTTCTGGACGGATATTTGGGTTGGTACCACAACACTGAGAGAGAAGTTTGGAAGATTATACGCTCTAGATATGGATAAGCCTGCAACACTAGAAAATCGTGTCTTAATTGCAGGTAATGCAATTACATTCAATTGGGAGTGGGCTAGAGACCTTCGAGGTAGAGCACTAGAAGAATTTGTGGCTTTATCTAGTTCGATATCAGGTATCCAACTCCGATCAGATTCTACAGATCGCATGAAATGGTCCCTCAATTCAGATGGTGTATTCACTGCCAAAAAACTCAAATCGTTGATCGAAGAAAAAAGCATTCATGGTGGCAACAATGTAATAGGAACTATCATGAACAGAGTGGTACCGCAGAAAATCTCTATCTTTGTATGGCGTGCAAAACAAAAAAGGATCCCGGTAAGATTTGAGCTTGACAAACGAGGCATGGACCTAGACTCGGTACTATGTCCTTTTTGTGGTGGCGGAATCGAAAACGTGGACCATATATTATCAAATTTTAGGCTCACATCCGAAGTGTGGAAAGGGTTTCTAAGGTGGTGGAGTATCCTGGCAGATAACATAACTGTCCTCGATCCGCTTCTTAGTGACCCCATCTTCAATTCGGCTACAATCGTTGGTAAATCTATATGGGAAGCAGTCAAATGGGTTTGTTGTTACACGATTTGGAAAGGGAGAAATAACAAAGTTTTCAAGGGGAAGGAATGGAATAGCACAAATATTGTGTCCGAGATTCAAAGCACAAGTTACGGGTGGATATCTTCTCGAGTGAAAAAACTCAACATAGAATGGCATCAATGGATGCAAAATCCACGCTATTATGTATTAAGTAATATAATAGGTGTTGGCTAA
- the LOC139890390 gene encoding uncharacterized protein — protein sequence MLSRRLQKVIYKVIGVEQSAFLKGRFILDGVLVANEMIDDLKKKKKKCMIFKVDFEKAFDSINWEFLFKVMERVGFDLKWRRWIRACLSSASVSVLVNGSPTDEFRLHRGIKQGDPLSPYLFIIVAEGLNPLIKQALRANLLKGIEVGKDKIIVSHLQYADDTILFREWSKRNVRNVLNVLNCFEIFSELKVTVAKSCLYGFGVQNNIVEEVAKIHGCQNGCLPFFYLGLPMDFTNLFEKIVCKGDKTLFWSDRWLNNEVFRDKFGRLFRLEEVKDALVMDRIVNDGLNSTCSWNWVRNPSGKTATELLELENMIQNFKFVDGSCDGWSWKLQANGLFSTNSLFKIIDGKMLHENGSHINTERLPILPQKIGVFVSRVKQRRIPVRIELDKRGVDLDSVRCPVCDNDLETVDHVFLHCSFAKNLWSRVFRWWNINRPMYSRLDEIFHGIYDVSHPSHPSLIWKATEWVYSYVIWQNRNSTLFRKKKGNGPMALNEIQINAFEWISRR from the exons ATGTTATCGAGACGGCTTCAAAAGGTTATCTATAAAGTGATTGGCGTTGAGCAAAGTGCGTTCTTGAAAGGTAGATTCATCCTTGATGGAGTGTTAGTAGCTAATGAGATGATCGATGatcttaaaaagaaaaagaaaaaatgcaTGATTTTCAAGGTGGATTTCGAAAAGGCCTTCGATAGTATAAACTGGGAATTCTTGTTCAAAGTAATGGAAAGAGTGGGATTTGACCTAAAATGGAGAAGGTGGATTCGTGCATGCCTCTCTTCGGCTTCGGTCTCGGTATTAGTAAATGGGTCACCAACCGACGAGTTTAGGTTACATAGAGGCATTAAACAAGGAGACCCATTATCGCCTTACTTATTCATTATAGTAGCGGAGGGACTCAATCCCCTGATTAAGCAAGCCTTAAGGGCTAATCTTTTAAAAGGAATTGAAGTGGGAAAAGATAAAATAATAGTCTCACATCTTCAATATGCAGATGATACGATTTTATTCAGGGAATGGAGTAAAAGAAACGTCCGAAACGTGCTAAATGTGTTGAATTGTTTCGAAATATTCTCGGAGCTAAAGGTGACTGTGGCTAAAAGTTGTCTTTATGGATTTGGAGTTCAAAATAATATAGTGGAAGAGGTAGCAAAAATTCATGGGTGTCAAAATGGATGTCTCCCATTCTTCTATCTTGGTCTTCCGATGG ATTTCACTAATTTATTTGAAAAGATTGTATGTAAAGGAGACAAGACTTTATTTTGGTCGGATCGATGGTTAAACAACGAGGTGTTTCGTGATAAATTTGGCAGATTGTTTAGATTAGAGGAAGTGAAGGATGCGTTGGTAATGGATCGGATTGTAAATGACGGATTGAACTCAACTTGTTCTTGGAATTGGGTGCGTAATCCAAGCGGGAAAACTGCAACCGAACTATTGGAACTAGAAAACATGATTCAAAATTTCAAGTTTGTAGATGGAAGCTGTGATGGGTGGTCGTGGAAATTGCAAGCAAATGGATTGTTCTCAACTAACTCTCTGTTCAAGATCATAGATGGAAAGATGCTTCATGAAAATGGCTCGCATATAAATACGGAAAGACTCCCAATTCTCCCTCAAAAAATAGGAGTTTTTGTATCACGAGTCAAACAAAGAAGAATCCCGGTTAGAATTGAGCTCGACAAAAGAGGGGTGGACCTAGACTCGGTTAGGTGCCCGGTTTGTGATAATGATTTAGAAACAGTTGATCATGTCTTTTTACATTGTTCGTTCGCAAAAAATTTATGGTCTCGTGTCTTTCGGTGGTGGAACATTAATCGCCCTATGTACTCTCGGCTCGATGAAATTTTTCATGGGATCTATGACGTCTCACATCCAAGTCATCCATCCTTGATTTGGAAAGCAACTGAATGGGTTTATAGCTATGTAATCTGGCAAAATAGAAATTCTACTTTGTTCCGAAAGAAAAAAGGTAATGGTCCCATGGCCCTAAATGAGATTCAAATCAATGCTTTCGAGTGGATCTCAAGAAGGTAG
- the LOC139890389 gene encoding uncharacterized protein encodes MSLNIRGFAKDCKGESKVGWFRRVRIKENPDIVLIQESKCGPVDEKWVEMIWGAPNFNFIQKPKVGKSGGMLTIWDPCVFKVSEAVEKQNFLAIKGRWIGKQNESIVVNIYGPYKDGEKKMWDCLENLMSQSNDVEWVIRGDFNELRVQEERKNCQFIERRASWFNNFISSNRLIDIPMGDVSVVALDRNTLDHYPIILRDQNVDFGPKPFKLFDIWLDSLDVEKIIIDAWGKRVDNSKADIIFKDKLKNVKEALRN; translated from the exons ATGTCCTTAAATATTCGAGGTTTCGCCAAAGATTGTAAAGGGGAAAGTAAAGTTGGATGGTTTAGAAGAGTAAGAATTAAAGAAAATCCTGACATTGTCCTTATTCAAGAATCTAAGTGTGGTCCAGTCGATGAAAAATGGGTGGAGATGATATGGGGTGCTCCAAACTTCAACTTTATCCAAAAGCCTAAAGTTGGAAAGTCGGGAGGCATGCTAACCATATGGGATCCATGCGTCTTCAAGGTGAGTGAAGCGGTTGAGAAACAAAATTTTCTGGCAATCAAAGGCCGATGGATCGGGAAACAAAACGAGTCGATTGTGGTTAATATTTATGGACCGTACAAGGATGGGGAAAAAAAGATGTGGGATTGCTTAGAGAATTTAATGTCGCAATCGAACGATGTCGAATGGGTGATCAGGGGAGACTTTAATGAACTAAGGGTCCAAGAAGAAAGGAAAAACTGTCAATTCATCGAACGAAGAGCGAGCTGGTTCAACAACTTTATTTCATCTAATCGACTAATCGATATTCCTATG GGTGACGTCTCTGTAGTTGCATTGGACCGCAACACTTTGGATCATTATCCAATTATTCTAAGGGACCAAAACGTGGATTTTGGGCCCAAGCCTTTCAAACTCTTTGATATATGGCTTGACTCACTGGATGTTGAAAAAATTATTATCGATGCGTGGGGCAAGAGGGTGGACAACAGCAAGGCCGATATTATTTTCAAAGATAAATTAAAAAATGTGAAAGAGGCATTGAGGAATTAG